One region of Mucilaginibacter gotjawali genomic DNA includes:
- a CDS encoding Fic family protein: protein MKHNLDIVDELYATLNTLQPLEPEDKSRLDKKFRLEFNYNSNHIEGNTLTYGETELLLLFDDTIGNHSMREYEETKAHDIAFRFVEELAKDIERPLTEQIIKNLNEVILVRPYWKDALTPDGQNTRREIKVGNYKEYPNSVRLQNGEIFEYASPVETPILMQELINWFRDEEHALHPVTLATILHYKFVRIHPFDDGNGRLSRLLMNYVLLKNNYPPVIIKSSDKNNYLRALHLADIGDYGPLINYVAEQVVWSLKTAIKAARGESLEDEDDFVKEIELIKRKASSKNIPKSPGIVYNTFKLIDTKLWNTVLNTLTYFDTLFNETKNIHSVNNLDEQFETRYVSNFELKGILGRTEISDEPKKTKIFGHDVYTWDIYTISWEHIMYALQGAETPIDLRIRLEANFNNHNYTIQLKIYSSIIYETVKAYKDVFLATEIDEITHALKKHLIEFIKEKVN, encoded by the coding sequence ATGAAACACAATCTTGACATTGTAGATGAACTTTACGCTACATTGAATACTCTTCAGCCTTTAGAGCCGGAAGATAAAAGTCGTCTTGATAAAAAATTCAGGTTAGAATTTAACTATAATTCCAATCATATAGAGGGAAATACTTTGACTTATGGTGAAACAGAGTTGTTGTTATTGTTTGATGATACAATTGGCAATCATAGTATGCGCGAATACGAAGAAACGAAAGCGCATGATATAGCCTTCCGTTTTGTTGAAGAATTGGCTAAAGATATTGAACGCCCTTTGACAGAGCAGATAATTAAAAACTTAAATGAAGTTATTCTTGTACGCCCATACTGGAAAGATGCCCTAACGCCCGACGGTCAAAACACCCGCAGAGAGATAAAAGTTGGAAATTATAAGGAATATCCGAATTCTGTACGTTTGCAAAATGGTGAAATTTTCGAATATGCGTCGCCTGTAGAAACACCAATACTGATGCAAGAGCTGATAAATTGGTTTCGCGACGAAGAACACGCATTGCATCCGGTAACTTTGGCAACAATACTTCACTATAAATTTGTACGGATTCATCCATTTGATGATGGTAATGGCCGGCTATCCAGGCTGTTAATGAATTATGTTTTATTAAAGAATAATTATCCGCCGGTAATAATCAAATCATCAGATAAGAACAATTACCTACGTGCGTTACACCTTGCAGATATAGGTGATTACGGACCTTTAATTAATTACGTAGCCGAACAAGTAGTTTGGTCTTTAAAAACCGCAATTAAAGCCGCCAGGGGAGAGTCATTAGAAGATGAAGACGATTTTGTAAAAGAAATAGAATTAATAAAACGAAAAGCCTCTTCTAAAAATATACCTAAGTCGCCGGGTATAGTTTACAATACTTTTAAACTAATAGATACCAAACTTTGGAATACCGTATTAAATACTTTAACATATTTTGATACACTTTTTAATGAAACTAAAAATATTCATAGTGTAAACAATCTTGATGAACAATTTGAAACAAGGTATGTTTCAAACTTTGAATTAAAAGGCATACTGGGGCGGACAGAAATATCTGATGAACCTAAAAAAACTAAAATTTTTGGTCACGACGTTTACACATGGGATATTTATACCATTAGTTGGGAGCATATTATGTATGCTTTGCAAGGGGCAGAAACACCAATTGATTTAAGAATACGCTTAGAAGCAAACTTCAATAACCACAACTATACGATTCAATTGAAAATATACAGTTCCATAATATATGAAACTGTTAAAGCCTATAAAGACGTTTTCTTAGCTACAGAAATAGATGAAATAACTCATGCCTTAAAAAAACATCTTATCGAATTTATTAAAGAGAAGGTCAATTAA
- the argC gene encoding N-acetyl-gamma-glutamyl-phosphate reductase: MDTLNKIIAEKTPPLGGRGAKIQAGIVGGAGYTGGEMLRILINHPDVNLAFVHSTSSAGKHVYEVHADLFGDTDLKFAAELAYNIDVLFLCVGHGDAKKFLDANPIPDHIRIIDLSQDFRLSQNAKHKTKSFVYGLPELNRGAIKEANNIANPGCFATCLQLGLLPLASCGLLNNDIHITATTGSTGAGQSLSPTTHFTWRNDNLSVYKAFEHQHLNEIGQSLQQKQKQIKMGEINFIPYRGDFTRGIIASMYIECDKLTEAEVLKLYHFYYEEHPFTHVTHNDINLKQVVNTNKCFIQVKKHGNKIFIVSIIDNLLKGASGQAVQNMNLMFGIKEDAGLKLKATAF; encoded by the coding sequence ATGGATACTTTAAATAAAATTATTGCTGAAAAAACTCCCCCTTTAGGGGGCCGGGGGGCTAAGATACAGGCAGGGATTGTTGGTGGCGCCGGTTATACCGGTGGCGAAATGTTAAGGATCCTGATCAACCATCCGGATGTTAACCTGGCATTTGTGCACAGCACCAGCAGTGCAGGCAAGCATGTTTACGAAGTGCATGCCGATCTTTTTGGTGACACCGACCTTAAATTCGCAGCTGAACTGGCTTATAATATTGACGTATTGTTTTTATGTGTAGGACATGGCGATGCTAAAAAGTTTTTAGATGCCAACCCGATCCCTGATCATATCAGGATCATTGATTTAAGCCAGGATTTTCGCTTAAGTCAAAATGCTAAGCATAAAACCAAAAGCTTTGTTTACGGCCTGCCCGAATTAAACCGCGGTGCCATTAAAGAAGCCAACAATATTGCCAATCCGGGCTGTTTTGCTACCTGCCTGCAATTGGGCTTATTGCCATTAGCAAGTTGTGGTCTGTTAAACAATGATATACACATTACTGCCACAACGGGGTCAACGGGGGCTGGCCAAAGCCTGTCGCCAACCACGCACTTCACATGGCGTAATGATAATCTCTCCGTTTATAAAGCTTTTGAGCACCAGCATCTGAACGAAATTGGTCAGTCGTTACAACAAAAGCAAAAACAGATAAAAATGGGGGAAATTAATTTTATTCCATATCGCGGAGATTTCACCAGAGGGATAATTGCTTCTATGTATATTGAATGTGATAAGCTTACAGAAGCAGAGGTGTTAAAGCTATATCATTTTTATTATGAGGAGCACCCCTTCACTCATGTAACTCATAATGATATTAATTTAAAACAAGTAGTTAACACGAATAAATGTTTTATCCAGGTAAAGAAGCATGGAAACAAGATATTTATCGTCAGCATTATAGATAATCTGTTGAAAGGTGCATCGGGACAAGCGGTTCAAAATATGAACTTAATGTTTGGAATAAAAGAAGATGCCGGATTAAAGCTTAAAGCCACAGCATTTTAA
- the argG gene encoding argininosuccinate synthase codes for MKKKVVLAYSGGLDTSFCCIYLTRDLGYEVHSVIVNTGGFSEEELKNVEERAYKMGVTSHHVVDETENFYNTCVRYLIYGNVLKNNTYPLSVSAERVSQATAIANYAKEIGAEFVAHGSTGAGNDQVRFDMIFNILVPDVQIITPIRDLKLSREAEIQYLKEHGVDMNFEKAKYSINKGIWGTSVGGKETLTSNLGLPEEAWPTQVTSTATRNLELVFEKGELIGIDGEIFSHPTKAIQALQAIAQPYGIGRDIHVGDTIIGIKGRVGFEAAAPLIIIKAHHTLEKHVLTKWQLSWKDQLSSFYGNWLHEGQFHDPIMRNIEAFLTDTQHTVSGKVFVQLNPYRFQVVGIESSHDLMSNKFGSYGEMNNTWSGDDVKGFSKIFGNQVMIYHKVNTPQPPKGGV; via the coding sequence ATGAAAAAAAAGGTTGTTTTAGCCTATAGCGGTGGATTGGATACATCATTTTGCTGCATCTACTTAACCCGGGATTTAGGGTACGAAGTTCATTCTGTCATCGTAAATACAGGCGGTTTTAGCGAAGAAGAACTAAAAAACGTTGAGGAACGCGCCTATAAAATGGGCGTAACATCGCACCATGTGGTTGACGAAACGGAGAACTTTTACAATACCTGTGTCCGCTACCTTATTTACGGTAACGTACTTAAAAACAATACCTATCCATTATCAGTAAGCGCCGAGCGGGTAAGCCAGGCTACGGCTATTGCCAATTATGCCAAAGAGATCGGCGCTGAATTTGTTGCCCACGGCAGCACGGGCGCCGGAAACGACCAGGTGCGGTTTGATATGATCTTTAATATCCTGGTACCTGATGTACAGATCATCACACCGATCCGCGACCTTAAATTAAGCCGCGAAGCTGAGATCCAGTATTTAAAGGAACATGGTGTGGATATGAACTTCGAAAAAGCTAAATATTCAATCAATAAGGGCATATGGGGTACATCCGTAGGCGGTAAAGAAACGCTGACATCTAATTTAGGTTTACCTGAAGAGGCATGGCCAACCCAGGTTACCTCAACAGCTACCCGGAACCTCGAGCTGGTTTTTGAAAAAGGCGAACTGATCGGCATCGACGGTGAAATATTCAGTCACCCTACTAAAGCAATCCAGGCTTTGCAGGCCATAGCACAGCCTTATGGTATTGGCAGGGATATCCACGTAGGCGATACTATTATAGGCATTAAAGGTCGCGTTGGTTTTGAAGCAGCAGCGCCGCTGATCATCATTAAGGCACATCATACCTTAGAAAAACACGTTTTAACCAAATGGCAGTTATCATGGAAAGACCAGCTTTCCAGCTTTTACGGCAACTGGCTTCATGAGGGGCAATTCCACGACCCGATTATGCGCAATATCGAAGCATTTTTAACCGATACCCAGCACACCGTAAGCGGCAAAGTATTTGTTCAATTGAACCCATATCGTTTCCAGGTGGTTGGTATCGAATCGTCACATGACCTGATGTCGAACAAATTTGGCAGCTACGGCGAAATGAATAACACGTGGTCAGGCGATGACGTTAAAGGTTTCTCGAAAATATTTGGCAACCAGGTGATGATCTACCATAAGGTAAATACCCCCCAACCCCCTAAAGGGGGAGTTTAA
- a CDS encoding N-acetyltransferase — MTIQDFDIQVASGQHVDYAQQICDEMAESAKARGTGIAQRSPEYVANKMLEGKAVIAFHKDGTWAGFCYIETWSHGDFVANSGLIVNPQFRKAGLAKAIKENIFKLSRKKYPDAKIFGLTTGLAVMKINSELGYEPVTYSELTQDEDFWAGCKSCVNYDILMSKGRKNCMCTAMLFDPVEKAKQLEEKSKDMSRKATLFQRIENAIKSFSQELKIY, encoded by the coding sequence ATGACCATACAAGATTTTGATATACAGGTTGCAAGCGGACAACACGTTGATTATGCCCAGCAGATCTGTGATGAAATGGCCGAGTCGGCAAAGGCGCGCGGCACTGGTATAGCCCAGCGTTCGCCGGAGTACGTGGCAAATAAAATGCTGGAAGGAAAAGCAGTGATCGCTTTTCACAAGGATGGTACCTGGGCCGGTTTCTGCTACATTGAAACCTGGAGCCACGGTGATTTCGTGGCCAATTCGGGGCTGATCGTAAACCCCCAGTTCAGGAAGGCAGGCCTTGCCAAGGCCATCAAAGAGAATATTTTCAAACTCTCCAGGAAAAAATACCCGGATGCCAAGATCTTCGGATTAACTACCGGGCTCGCCGTAATGAAAATCAACTCGGAACTCGGATATGAACCTGTAACTTATTCGGAACTTACCCAGGACGAGGATTTTTGGGCCGGCTGCAAAAGCTGTGTGAATTATGATATCCTGATGAGCAAGGGCCGTAAAAACTGTATGTGTACCGCCATGTTGTTCGATCCTGTTGAAAAAGCAAAACAACTGGAAGAAAAATCAAAAGACATGTCGCGCAAGGCAACCTTGTTTCAGCGGATTGAAAACGCGATAAAAAGCTTCAGCCAGGAATTAAAAATATATTAA
- a CDS encoding STM3941 family protein, which translates to MEFDTRISSIFVMNMFFIGFAFVMAFYCSFYGDFRYAGFRYIYLIWLAIGFTRLLNYRKYFNFVIFRKPILVVNESGIYDLADNIKYLWKDIISIDEANAYLYIKVGNPKEYLANIQNPLKRFIKKLMSEPFKINVDMIRVNGDVLLDILDEYSNQALITSGNASIITNP; encoded by the coding sequence ATGGAATTTGATACACGCATCAGCAGCATTTTTGTAATGAATATGTTCTTTATTGGTTTCGCATTTGTGATGGCGTTTTATTGTTCTTTTTACGGCGACTTCCGCTACGCTGGTTTTCGTTACATCTATCTTATTTGGCTGGCGATCGGTTTTACACGTTTGCTGAATTATCGCAAATACTTCAATTTTGTAATTTTTCGCAAGCCTATCCTGGTTGTTAACGAATCCGGTATTTATGACCTGGCTGACAATATTAAATACCTGTGGAAAGACATCATATCAATCGACGAAGCAAATGCCTACCTGTATATCAAAGTTGGTAACCCAAAGGAATACCTTGCGAATATTCAGAACCCTTTAAAAAGGTTTATAAAAAAGCTAATGAGCGAACCCTTTAAAATCAATGTAGATATGATCAGGGTAAATGGAGATGTACTTTTGGATATTCTTGATGAATATAGTAATCAAGCATTAATAACATCCGGAAACGCATCTATTATAACAAATCCCTGA